A part of Pantoea vagans genomic DNA contains:
- the kdpD gene encoding two-component system sensor histidine kinase KdpD → MNHEPQRPDPDALLQANRESHRGQLKIYFGACAGVGKTYAMLQEAQRLRAQGLDVLIGVVETHERPETAQLLTGLTLLPRRATGRSRHAEFDLDAALARHPAVILMDELAHTNVQGSRHPKRWQDIEELLEAGIDVLTTVNVQHLESLNDVVGGVTGIQVRETVPDPFFDSADEVVLVDLPPDDLRQRLKEGKVYIGDRAERAIENFFRKGNLFALRELALRRTADRVDDQMRAWRDQQGRDRVWHTRDAILLCIGDDSGSEKLVRTAARLAARLGSEWHAVYVETPRLNRLPEARRRAILRTLQLAQELGAETATLSEPDEAEAVLGYAREHNLGKIVTGRRPLRRWRRDSFAERLGQLGPDLDLLVVALDEPLKDAPHPLPDGRVTSEKWRIQLRGVMMALVLCIVVTAAGQSVLINFDPANCVMIYLLAVVIVALRYGRWPSVIATVMNIVAFDLFFVAPTGTVAVSDLQYLVTFGVMLAVGVIVGNLTAGVRYQARVARYREQRARQLYEMAKSLGSALTPQDIAATSQRVLDATLQARCLLLLPDEQGELQPVGEALPASEPDRAIAKWSYSKGQPAGAGTDTLPAVPYQILPLKSGAHCRGLLVVEPQNLRQLMIPEQQRLVETFTVLIANALERMALSHSEAASRLSAEREQLRNALLSALSHDLRTPLTVLFGQAEMLMLDLASDNSKYVPQASQIREQTLSTIRLVSNMLDMARIQSGGLNLREEWLALEEVIGGALSSMAPSLKGHEVQLDLPDDIVLIKGDSTLLERVFTNLIENSLKYAGNSAPRGIRAWCAATRLEIAVWDSGPGIAEDDLTRIFDKFWRGDKESAVPGVGLGLAICKTIIESHGGQIWAENRPEGGAAFRLSLPLPPAPEISDEGLK, encoded by the coding sequence ATGAACCACGAACCCCAGCGTCCCGATCCCGACGCGCTGCTGCAGGCTAACCGCGAGAGTCATCGCGGGCAGCTGAAGATTTACTTTGGTGCCTGTGCGGGCGTGGGCAAAACCTACGCCATGCTGCAGGAGGCACAGCGGCTGCGTGCGCAGGGTCTGGATGTGCTGATCGGCGTGGTAGAGACCCATGAACGGCCGGAAACCGCGCAGCTGCTGACAGGCTTAACCCTGCTGCCGCGTCGCGCAACCGGCCGTTCGCGTCATGCGGAGTTTGATCTTGATGCTGCGCTGGCCCGCCATCCGGCGGTGATCCTGATGGATGAGCTGGCGCACACCAACGTGCAGGGCTCGCGCCATCCCAAGCGCTGGCAGGATATCGAGGAGCTGCTGGAAGCGGGCATCGACGTGCTGACCACCGTCAACGTGCAGCACCTTGAGAGCCTCAACGATGTGGTCGGCGGCGTCACCGGCATTCAGGTGCGCGAAACCGTGCCCGATCCCTTTTTCGACAGCGCCGACGAAGTGGTGCTGGTCGATCTGCCGCCCGACGATCTGCGGCAGCGGCTGAAAGAGGGCAAAGTCTACATTGGCGACCGCGCGGAACGCGCCATCGAAAACTTTTTCCGCAAAGGTAACCTGTTCGCCCTGCGTGAGCTGGCCCTGCGTCGCACCGCCGATCGGGTGGACGACCAGATGCGCGCCTGGCGCGATCAGCAGGGACGGGATCGCGTCTGGCACACCCGCGACGCCATTCTGCTCTGCATTGGTGACGACAGCGGCAGTGAAAAGCTGGTGCGTACCGCCGCCCGGCTGGCGGCGCGACTTGGCAGTGAATGGCACGCGGTCTATGTCGAAACACCCCGGCTTAACCGGCTGCCCGAAGCGCGGCGACGGGCGATTCTGCGCACCTTACAGCTGGCGCAGGAGCTGGGTGCGGAAACGGCCACGCTGTCGGAACCGGATGAAGCGGAAGCGGTGCTGGGCTACGCCCGCGAGCACAACCTGGGCAAAATCGTCACCGGTCGTCGCCCGCTGCGGCGCTGGCGGCGTGACAGTTTTGCCGAACGTCTGGGCCAGCTTGGCCCCGATCTCGACCTGCTGGTGGTGGCGCTGGATGAGCCGCTGAAAGATGCGCCGCATCCGCTGCCGGATGGCCGCGTCACCAGTGAAAAATGGCGCATTCAGCTGCGCGGCGTGATGATGGCGCTGGTGCTCTGCATCGTCGTCACCGCAGCCGGACAGTCGGTGCTGATCAATTTCGATCCCGCCAACTGCGTGATGATCTACCTGCTGGCGGTGGTGATCGTGGCGCTGCGCTATGGCCGCTGGCCGTCGGTGATCGCCACGGTGATGAATATCGTCGCCTTCGACCTCTTCTTTGTTGCGCCCACCGGCACGGTGGCGGTCTCCGACCTGCAATATCTGGTGACCTTTGGCGTAATGCTGGCGGTGGGCGTCATTGTCGGCAACCTTACGGCAGGCGTGCGTTATCAGGCGCGGGTGGCGCGCTACCGCGAGCAGCGGGCGCGGCAGCTCTATGAGATGGCAAAATCGCTGGGCAGCGCGTTAACGCCGCAGGATATTGCCGCCACCAGCCAGCGGGTGCTCGACGCCACTTTGCAGGCGCGCTGCCTGCTGCTGCTGCCGGATGAGCAGGGTGAGCTGCAACCGGTGGGCGAAGCGTTACCGGCCAGCGAACCGGATCGCGCCATCGCGAAATGGAGTTACAGCAAAGGCCAGCCTGCGGGCGCGGGCACCGATACCTTACCGGCGGTGCCCTATCAGATCCTGCCGCTGAAAAGCGGCGCGCACTGCCGGGGTCTGCTGGTGGTGGAGCCGCAGAACCTGCGTCAGTTGATGATCCCCGAACAGCAGCGGCTGGTGGAAACCTTTACGGTACTGATTGCCAACGCCCTGGAGCGCATGGCGCTGTCGCACAGTGAGGCGGCGTCCCGGCTTTCGGCAGAGCGGGAACAGCTGCGCAATGCGCTGCTGTCGGCGCTGTCGCACGACCTGCGCACGCCGTTAACGGTGCTGTTTGGTCAGGCGGAAATGCTGATGCTCGACCTGGCCAGCGACAACTCAAAATATGTGCCGCAGGCCAGCCAGATCCGCGAGCAGACGCTGAGCACCATCCGGCTGGTGAGCAACATGCTGGATATGGCACGCATTCAGTCGGGCGGCCTCAACCTGCGTGAAGAGTGGCTGGCGCTGGAAGAGGTGATCGGCGGCGCGCTGAGCAGCATGGCACCGTCGCTGAAAGGGCATGAGGTTCAGCTCGATCTGCCGGATGACATCGTGCTGATTAAAGGCGACAGCACGCTGCTGGAACGCGTCTTCACCAACCTGATTGAGAACAGCCTGAAGTATGCCGGTAACAGCGCACCACGTGGCATCCGCGCCTGGTGTGCTGCGACACGGCTGGAGATTGCGGTGTGGGACAGCGGACCGGGCATTGCGGAAGACGATTTAACCCGGATATTCGATAAGTTCTGGCGCGGTGATAAAGAGTCGGCGGTGCCGGGCGTCGGGCTCGGTCTGGCAATCTGTAAAACCATTATTGAGAGCCACGGCGGCCAGATCTGGGCAGAGAACCGACCCGAAGGTGGCGCGGCATTTCGTCTCTCACTACCGCTGCCGCCGGCCCCTGAAATTTCTGACGAAGGGCTGAAATAA
- a CDS encoding TIGR00645 family protein — MERFTENLMYASRWLLAPVYIGLSLGLLALTIKFFQEIFHLLPNIFSIAENDLILLLLSLVDMTLVGGLLVMVMLSGYENFISKLDIDEDKEKLSWLGKMDSGSLKNKVAASIVAISSIHLLRVFMEARNVENDKLMWYVIIHLTFVLSAFVMGWLDKMSRYDKK; from the coding sequence ATGGAACGTTTTACCGAAAACCTGATGTATGCATCGCGCTGGTTGCTGGCTCCGGTTTACATTGGACTTTCGCTGGGATTGCTGGCGCTGACCATTAAATTTTTCCAGGAAATTTTCCACCTGCTGCCCAACATTTTCAGCATTGCGGAAAACGATCTGATCCTGCTGCTGCTGTCGCTGGTGGATATGACGCTGGTGGGCGGCCTGCTGGTGATGGTGATGCTGTCGGGTTATGAGAACTTCATTTCCAAGCTTGATATCGACGAAGACAAAGAGAAGCTGAGCTGGCTGGGCAAAATGGACTCCGGCTCGCTGAAAAACAAAGTCGCGGCTTCAATCGTGGCCATCTCCTCCATTCACCTGCTGCGGGTGTTTATGGAAGCGCGCAACGTCGAAAACGACAAGCTGATGTGGTACGTGATTATCCACCTGACCTTTGTGCTCTCGGCCTTTGTGATGGGCTGGCTGGACAAGATGTCGCGCTACGATAAAAAGTAA
- a CDS encoding LysR family transcriptional regulator — translation MNNPNSSDRIDLMQTFIRIVESGSLSAAAAQLGTTQPTVSRRLQTLEQRLGLKLILRTTHALKLTDDGERCYAQARQLLATWHALEDELTGASDDPVGTLRVRAPHAFGQDQLIAPLVDYLHRYPRLNIEWMLNDRTPDFMAENVDCAIQVGAPTDPSVVAILLAEVPRIVVAAPHLLGEHPPIERVAQLRDLPWLALTSFYRNEVALQKIDDGQPVNLAITPRLSSDSLYAVRKAALAGMGAAIVSSWAVQEDLADGSLVQLMPAWQAPPLPVWLTYPWASYYPARLQHFFAMIKEVMPQLAGTRPASQPAGRSGGAERKG, via the coding sequence ATGAACAATCCTAACAGCAGCGATCGCATCGACCTGATGCAGACGTTTATCCGTATCGTCGAAAGCGGCAGCCTGTCCGCAGCAGCAGCCCAGCTTGGCACGACACAGCCCACCGTCAGCCGCCGATTGCAGACCCTGGAGCAGCGGCTGGGCCTCAAGCTAATCCTGCGCACCACCCATGCGCTGAAACTCACCGATGATGGCGAACGCTGCTACGCCCAGGCACGGCAGCTGCTGGCGACCTGGCATGCGCTGGAAGATGAGCTGACCGGTGCCAGCGATGACCCGGTCGGTACGCTGCGGGTTCGTGCGCCGCACGCCTTTGGTCAGGATCAGCTGATCGCGCCGCTGGTGGACTATCTGCACCGCTATCCCCGCCTCAATATCGAGTGGATGCTGAATGACCGCACGCCCGACTTCATGGCGGAGAACGTGGACTGCGCCATTCAGGTCGGTGCGCCCACCGATCCTTCGGTCGTGGCGATTCTGCTGGCCGAAGTGCCGCGCATTGTGGTGGCGGCCCCGCACCTGCTGGGGGAGCATCCGCCGATAGAACGTGTGGCACAGCTGCGCGATCTGCCGTGGCTGGCGCTGACCAGCTTTTACCGTAATGAAGTGGCGTTGCAGAAGATTGACGACGGCCAGCCGGTGAACCTTGCGATTACGCCCCGGCTGAGCAGCGACAGCTTATATGCGGTGCGCAAAGCGGCGCTGGCCGGAATGGGTGCGGCGATTGTCTCCTCGTGGGCGGTGCAGGAGGATTTAGCGGACGGCAGTCTGGTTCAGCTGATGCCCGCCTGGCAGGCCCCGCCGCTGCCGGTATGGCTGACCTATCCCTGGGCGAGTTACTACCCGGCCAGGCTGCAACACTTTTTTGCCATGATCAAAGAGGTGATGCCACAGCTGGCGGGCACACGCCCGGCGTCGCAGCCGGCAGGTCGTTCAGGGGGAGCAGAGCGGAAGGGATAA
- a CDS encoding MFS transporter produces MSAIQTQTQNEALSTPLVFTLAAGAGLSVASIYYSQPMLDIISKQFNAGIGAVGMVPMLTQAGYALGILLLAPLGDRHDRRTIIFIKGLLLVAALLLCGFSGGLSALLVASFITGLTATVAQDIVPASAALAPERSRGKTVGTVMTGLLVGILLSRVVSGVVAEYFGWRTMYMIAALAVLLITLTLWRVLPRFAPGTSVSYPRLLLSLVHLWRHHQTLRRAALAQGLLSIAFSAFWSTLALMLSDRFHLDSAVAGAFGLAGAAGAMAAPLAGSFADRIGPARVTQAGAALVTISFALMFLLPLLPMPAQLALIVVCTIGFDLGVQATLVAHQTLVYGLAPEARSRLNALLFTVVFIGMATGAALGSLALAHWGWNGVVALATLAGAAALAVRFASRHLKN; encoded by the coding sequence ATGTCAGCCATACAGACTCAGACGCAAAATGAAGCGCTCTCCACGCCGCTGGTGTTTACCCTGGCCGCCGGAGCCGGGCTCAGCGTTGCATCGATTTACTACAGCCAGCCGATGCTGGATATCATCAGTAAGCAGTTTAATGCAGGCATCGGCGCAGTTGGCATGGTGCCGATGCTGACTCAGGCGGGCTATGCGCTGGGTATTCTGCTGCTGGCCCCGCTGGGCGATCGTCACGACCGCCGCACCATTATCTTTATCAAGGGTTTACTGCTGGTCGCGGCGCTGCTGCTGTGTGGCTTTTCCGGCGGACTCAGCGCGCTGCTGGTTGCGAGTTTTATCACCGGGCTAACCGCCACGGTGGCGCAGGATATTGTGCCCGCGTCGGCGGCGCTGGCCCCGGAACGCAGCCGGGGTAAAACGGTCGGTACGGTGATGACCGGGCTGCTGGTGGGGATTCTGCTGTCACGGGTGGTCAGCGGGGTGGTGGCGGAGTATTTCGGCTGGCGCACCATGTACATGATCGCCGCGCTGGCAGTGTTGCTGATTACGCTGACGCTGTGGCGGGTGTTGCCACGCTTCGCGCCGGGCACCTCCGTGAGCTATCCGCGCCTGTTGCTGTCGCTGGTGCATCTGTGGCGTCACCATCAGACGCTGCGCCGCGCTGCGCTGGCTCAGGGTCTGCTCTCTATAGCCTTCAGTGCCTTCTGGTCGACGCTGGCGTTAATGCTCAGCGACCGCTTTCATCTCGACAGTGCGGTGGCGGGGGCGTTTGGTTTAGCCGGTGCTGCGGGTGCCATGGCCGCGCCGCTGGCGGGCAGTTTTGCTGACCGCATCGGTCCGGCACGCGTCACGCAGGCCGGTGCCGCGCTGGTGACGATCTCTTTTGCGCTGATGTTTCTGCTGCCACTGTTGCCCATGCCCGCACAGCTGGCGCTGATTGTGGTCTGTACTATCGGCTTTGATTTAGGGGTGCAGGCCACGCTGGTGGCGCATCAGACGCTGGTCTACGGTCTGGCGCCGGAAGCACGCAGTCGCCTGAATGCACTGCTGTTTACCGTGGTGTTTATCGGTATGGCGACCGGTGCGGCGCTGGGCAGTCTGGCACTGGCTCACTGGGGCTGGAATGGGGTGGTTGCGCTCGCTACCTTAGCCGGCGCCGCGGCTCTCGCGGTCCGCTTCGCCAGTCGTCACCTGAAAAACTGA
- a CDS encoding cation:proton antiporter: MNFLAWTAATGGLLLLMSLASGWIHRGPVTSFGLFLIAGMLCGPWGFDVIHLDIVAHSEAVAHITEITMAASLFITGLKLRQPLQNNCWQTGLKLAFPAMLLTVAAMTLLAHFLVGLDWPIALAFGAIVAPTDPVLASLISVNDAQDDDSLRVAISSEAGMNDGSALPLLMLALLLFNGESLSGAMLAHWGAVEVLWAIGGGLIIGFVLGQLIGMLATRLRNANGDVAPNDFLALALIALSYSLVEYLGASGFLAAFAAGLGLRRAELGVFHRHQPEDLSDDERVLPSEALVNPNKRLAHQGDNNMVKSIGFVVGDALSFGDTIERLLAAGMMVVLGVTLAQHWNIYGVLIGLVLFVVVRPLAVWLVTVRAGLPLGQRLMIGWLGIRGIGSLNYIAYAWTHGMQGPQMEIMTNMALTLVVCSVVVHGTTVTPLLNWRQKRLEALQRKV; the protein is encoded by the coding sequence ATGAACTTTTTAGCCTGGACAGCAGCGACGGGCGGCCTTCTGCTGCTGATGTCGCTGGCTTCCGGTTGGATTCACCGGGGGCCAGTCACCTCATTTGGTCTGTTCCTGATCGCGGGCATGCTGTGCGGCCCGTGGGGATTTGATGTTATCCACCTCGATATCGTCGCCCATTCCGAAGCCGTGGCCCATATCACCGAAATCACCATGGCGGCCTCGCTGTTTATCACCGGTCTCAAGCTGCGTCAGCCGCTGCAGAACAACTGCTGGCAGACCGGGCTGAAACTGGCGTTTCCCGCCATGCTGCTTACCGTTGCCGCGATGACCCTGCTGGCACACTTCCTGGTGGGATTAGACTGGCCGATTGCGCTGGCGTTTGGCGCGATTGTCGCGCCGACCGATCCGGTGCTGGCGAGCTTAATCTCGGTCAACGATGCGCAGGATGATGACTCGCTGCGTGTGGCGATCTCCAGTGAAGCGGGCATGAACGATGGCTCCGCATTACCCCTGCTGATGCTGGCGCTGCTGCTGTTTAATGGCGAGAGCCTGAGTGGCGCGATGCTGGCGCACTGGGGCGCGGTCGAAGTGCTCTGGGCGATTGGCGGCGGTCTGATCATCGGCTTTGTTCTGGGGCAGCTAATCGGCATGCTGGCGACCCGACTGCGTAATGCCAATGGCGACGTTGCGCCCAATGATTTCCTGGCGCTGGCACTGATTGCGCTGAGTTATTCGCTGGTGGAGTATCTGGGTGCCTCCGGCTTCCTGGCTGCCTTCGCCGCCGGACTGGGGTTACGCCGTGCCGAACTGGGCGTGTTCCATCGTCATCAGCCGGAAGACCTCTCTGACGACGAACGCGTATTGCCCTCTGAGGCGCTGGTGAATCCTAACAAACGCCTGGCGCATCAGGGCGACAATAATATGGTGAAGTCGATTGGGTTTGTAGTAGGCGACGCACTCTCTTTTGGCGATACTATTGAACGTTTACTGGCGGCTGGCATGATGGTGGTGCTGGGCGTGACGCTGGCGCAGCACTGGAACATCTATGGCGTGCTGATTGGCCTGGTGCTGTTTGTGGTGGTACGACCGCTGGCCGTCTGGCTGGTGACAGTACGCGCCGGGCTGCCGCTGGGACAGCGTCTGATGATTGGCTGGCTGGGCATCCGGGGAATTGGCAGCCTGAACTACATCGCTTATGCCTGGACGCACGGCATGCAAGGCCCGCAGATGGAAATCATGACGAATATGGCGTTAACGCTGGTGGTCTGCAGCGTGGTGGTTCACGGCACCACGGTGACGCCGCTGCTGAACTGGCGTCAGAAGCGCCTCGAAGCCCTTCAGCGCAAGGTTTAA